The Flavobacterium faecale genomic sequence ATATTATTAATGGTACTATTTCCACTTGCTTTTGCAATAGCCAAATGAAAAATTAAATCTTCCTGAACTGCATTTTCTCCACTTAATGCCTTTGCGGCATAGGCTTCTAGAGCAACTTTAATATCTTCAATATCTTCTTCTGTTCTTCTTGTTGCAGCTAGACGAACCGTTTTTAATTCGATTAAAATTCTAGTTTCCACTAATGATTTAAAATCAGACACGCCTAATCTCAAAATATCATCAATAATAGCGTTGATTGCTATTTTACCAATATTTGCTACAAAAGTTCCACTTTGTGGAATAGATTTCAAAATACCGTAAAATTCTAATTTTTGAATCGCTTCACGAACACTACTTCTACTAGCTTCGAATTTTTCAGAAAGCATTCTTTCAGATGGTAGTTTATCTTGTGGCTCTAAATTTTTATAATTGATATAATCCCTAATTTTACCAATGATAGCATTAAGCGACTCTTTATTATTATCTTTTCTTGTGATTACTTCTAAATTCATAATACTTAAATTTTTTTAACCCTGGTTAACCAGATTGGTTCGTAAAACTAATTAAAAAAACAACACGATAATAAAAAAGAGCAGACAAATATGTACTACTAATATACTATTAATGAGATGCTTTCAAAGAATATATCTTGACCTTAGCAAAAGAATCTGGGTTTTTTGATTGAAAATAGTTTCCTGCTTTGAAATAATTTTCAAATACTCCCCATTTTTTGATGCTAATATCATCATACACAAATGATTCTCCTCCATTTAAAATCACCTCCAAACGACCATCTGAAACTTTAACCTCAAGAGTGAATCTATCAAAATCAACTTTTTCTTTAAAATCTCTACCTTCATCATCTCCCCATGCGTCTGCAGGAAGGATATCTTTTAATGAAGCATTCTTGTCTTTTAATACCTTTGTTTTTACTCTAATTTTTCCTTTGTCCCAATAGATTTTTAATATTGGAGCAGCATTATTATCTTTTTGACCTATTAGATCACGTTGTTCATCTGTCAATCGACCATGGATTTGTGCAACAATTATGCGGCTGTATTTACCATCATCTTCTTTCGAAACCTCTTGGACTTTGAATGTTCCTTTTAAATAGCCACCTTGAGCAAATGTCCAGTTGGTATCTGAGTCACCAACCTTCATCGTTTCTCTAAGCTCCGATCTCGAATAATGACTGTTTGCAGTAGAGGTACCTGATGGAAAAGCATAGAAAACAATTGATTTGTCTTTTTTGTCTTCGTACATGTACTTATTAGTTGCCTCATTTGTGGCAAAATCTAAAATTTCAGGGTATTTTAAATCCAAGGTTTTTCCTGGTTTATCAAGATTTTCTGCCGGTGTAGTTACTGTCCAATGTGATAAGTCAATGTTGGCTACATTCTTCGTGTCGTTTGCCTCTTGGCTATACCCTACAGTTGCGACTGCCATTGTAGCAAATAGAAGAGATTTTGAAAATTGTAATTTCATCATTGTTACTTAGGTTATTGATTAGTCGTATCTGATTTGAAACCTGAAGACTTAAATCAGATATTTTTTATAACACCAGTTTGGTAAACCAATTTGGAGAACCAAATGTAGTAACAATTATTAAGTAAAAAAAACAAAACCACAATTATTTTTAAAATAATGTTAAAAAAATCTACTTTAAAAGTCTGAATCAGAACCTCTTCACAACTAATTGACAGTAAGAAGCTGATTTTTACTAAAAAAGTCTGCAAATTATTCCATTGAATATTTTGCAGACTTTTTCATTTTTCTAATTATTGAACATTATTCTTATTTTTTAGAAAATTATATTGAATAACATTCAATTCACGTACACTATTTCGCCTTAAGAGTTCATGTAAATGGGTAACTAAAAGCTTTTTAATCGAAATCAACTTGCAAGATGAGTTGCTTCATGACATGCAATAATCCTCTGACTTAAAAACTTACTTAATCAATGTACTGTAATGAGCTCCAACCCAACTATAGGTTTGATCTTTAACTGTCAATGTGTGTTGTGCTGTAGTCGAATTATCTTCTGTAGCTAGGATAAATAAACCAACTGATCCATTAGTATTTTTAATTGCAACGGCTACATATTTTTCGTCTTCATATGCTTTTTCAACATTTGCAATTGCACTGAAAGCATTTACGGCATTCTCGGTCACGGGGCTATAACTACCATGTGACTCAATAACGTTTACAAAAGTTGTCTTTTTTATGTTCTTTTTTCTAATAATAACCGAAGCGTCTCTTCTTAAATTAAAATTAGGATCGTTTGCTCCCAACCTAGCCAATATTAATTCGTCTCCCGCACTAGTCGCAGAAGTCATCGTGTAAAAACTACCATCATACAACCATGAAAACTTTGTATTTGCTTCAGCTGCCACACCAAAACCTTCTTTCCATAAATGTTGGTAACCAAAAGCAGTACCAAGAGGCTCCAACGTTTTTGGGGACTCATATTTAAAATTAGCCGTCATCATTTGACCCAAGTAGTTAAACGGTAAATCGTATTGATTGGCTGTTTTTGAATCCACCTGAAAAATATCCAACAACAATGGTTTTTCATATCCTTCTAAGTCCCATAAAACCATCGAACGTTGCATATGAGTACCTGGATAGGCATTATCCTCAATAGCACTTATAATTTGAACTTTTGGATTGTAAACGTCATACAAATATTTCTTTGAAGCGTATAGATTTCCTATTTCAAAGTCGCCTTTAAAATGCGAAGTTTCATTTTGGATAATGGTGTTGTGAGCGATGGTTTGTTTTGCCCAAGTAGCATTTTCTTTTAAATAATTACCTCCCCCTTTTTGTTCGATATTTACAAAACGAGCCAAACCGTAATCCTGCAGTATTTCGTCGCTATTTTGATAATATGAAAATGATAATTTATCAAAATGACCATGACTAGACCCTTGAGCGGCATATTTCATCACCAAAGTCAATTCATTGTCTTTGATTTTATTTCGAATAATAGCCACACCACCTTCTTGCCCATCTGAACCATCAGATAAATCAATTGATTTTTTGATAAAAGGTTTTGTCAATTTATTTTTAATTCCGAGTGCTACTGCCATACCTGAATTATCCAACTGCACGCGACCCTGCTTTTCTGCAATAGAAAGTAACGAAGGATCTCTACCATCATATAAATAAGCGATATCAACTGCTGAAACTAATTCTCTAGAGTAATACGACATTCCTTTTTGACCATCGTTCAAAGGAAAAAATTCTCCCGCAGAATTAGTCAAATTAAGCAAAGCATAAATCGATTTATTTAGTATTCCGTTTTTATACTCAAAAATTTTAAGTTCTGGTTTGGTGTTTTGTAATGCTTCTGCAAAAACCATAAAAGGGTACATTGCATATCTCTGATAATATGGTCCTTCATTATAATATCCATCTGGAGAAAAAGGTTCGTCAACATTCGCAAGAAAACCTGTTTTTTGTCCTGGTTTCTTAATTAATCCACCGTCATTATCTTTCATCCCTACAGGCAAGGTATCCTCTTTCAAGCCATGCAAAGCTCTATCCAACAATTCGTTATCATCCATAACCAAGGCAATCATCCCCACAGCAACATTTCCCCATGTACTATGATTGTGCACTCTATTAAAGAATTGCGGAGAGCCAATGGAAATAAAATCAGCATATGGTTTGAACAATTCTTTTTCGATAATAGCTCTGTCTTTGGCTCCAATAAAATCATAGACACAGTCATAGGCTTGACTTACATAAACTAGCCAATTTGAATCATTTAAGGCTTGCCAAAACAATTTTCCACGAGCATAAGAACGTTCTTGCGGGTGCAAAGGCAAGGTAGGATATAGTTTGGTATAAGCCATCAACATATCCTTTACATATACTGCATACTTTTTGTCTCCCAGAATTTGGTACAAAACACCTGCTTTTTGAATGATAAGCCAGTTTTTTTTATGTCTCTCATGCGTATATCCACCTGAGAAATCTTTAGGAATTGGTACTTCGATGCCGTGCAAAATTTCGGCATCAACCTCTTTTTTCACCTCAGCTACTGAGGCATCAAAAAGTGGCACTGTACCCAATTTTGATCTAATTTCTTTTACTCCCTTTTGGGTTAAAACCAATCGTGGGTGCCCTTGCGCAATGCCGTTCTGACAAACCAACAAAACCAATCCCAACACAAATGTTCCTAACCAATTATTCTTTCTAGTATACGTCATAAATAATACATTTAACCAATTTACATTTTTGGTTTACCAATTTGGTTCTCCAAATATATCGATATTTTTAGGAAATAAAAATTTAAAACAGAAAAATATCCGATACGGTTACTGAAGCAAACCAAATAGACACACAAAACAACAAAACAATTGATACCAAATATAAATATTTTATCTCCCTAAAAACCAATACATTATTTATATAACTTTACTTTTTTTCTAGTCGCCCAATGCATGTAGTCCTTACCTACTATTTACTTTTCGATTAGCCTTATAACAATGCTTATTAAATACCAAAAAACCAAACCATTCGTACATCATAATTCAGGTAATGCTATGTCCCAAACTTTAAACCGCCGGAAACTTTTTACTCTTGTTTTAAAAAATTTCAAAACTACGCTATCAAAGAGAGATCCTTTATTCGAAAAGTATTCTCGAAAAATTTTTAAAGGTCGAAAATACCAAAGCGCAAACAATTTGACAGCGCGAGTTGCACCCGTAACTAGTGGATTACAGCCTTACACAGGTGTATGGGGAAAAGCACAAGCACTACATTTATTAAAAAGAACAGGTTTTGGACATAAAAAAAATGACCTAGACAACTTGCTCACTATATCCATGAGTGACGCGGTAGCCACCATTTTGACAATAGACAGCACACCACCATCACCACCAGTAAACGGATATAATAATTTGGTCCCAGATGAAAATGGCCTCCCTTACGGTGCCGATTGGACGACGGACATTCTACTAAGTGGACAAGGAACAACCAACCGACAACGTAATCTTTCTTTAGCACAATGGATTTTTGGATTAACCGTAAATCAAGGTGCAAGTATCAAGGCCAAATTATCATTGTTTTGGTACCACTTTATCCCGGTTGATTTTGAAACCGTTCGGACATCAAATGGTACTCATTCTGCTAGATTATTACATTCTTTTACCAAAATGTATTATGACAATCCGCTTGTGAATTTCAAAACACTCATTCGAACCATGGCGACACAACCTGCAATGATGTATTATTTGAATAATAATTCGAACTCAAAAACGTCTCCAGATGAAAATTTTGCTCGGGAGATTATGGAATTATTCACGCTAGGAAAAGACCCTTTGAGCCAGTACACTGAAGCCGATGTGGTACAAGCCGCAAAGGTTTTAACTGGTTGGCGAGTTTCAAATTTGACCACGGTTAATCCAGACACTACTTTCAATAGCAGTTTACACGAGACAAGTACAAAACAATTTTCTTCATTTTTCAATACTACAACAATATCCAACACAGGTGCAACAGAACTTGATGCTTTTATCGATATGCTCTTTTCAAAATCTCAAGTGGTTTCTGAGTATATCTGCCGTCGTATCTATCGTTACTTTGTGTATTATGACATCGATTCTTCGATAGAAGCCACAATTATTACTCCTTTGGCACAAGCTTTTGTGGCTAATAATTGGAATATTTTACCCGTGCTAGAGCAACTTTTTAAAAGCCAACATTTTTATGATATTGCCAATAGAGGTGTTTATATCAAATCTCCTTTTGACTTGGTAATTGGTAGTTTACGCACCTTTAACCTAAATCATACCGTTGCCGACGCTACCAACTACGAAGCACAATATAGAGTGTGGAATTACTTTAACAGTTCAATATTGGTAGGACTAGAACAAAGCATAGGATCGGTGCCAAACGTTTCGGGCTACCCTGCTTTTTATCAAAATCCCTCTTTTCATGAATATTGGATCAATTCAAGTACTACGCAAAAACGCTTTGATTTTTTGAATAAAATTTTTAACGGTTACAATTTAAATTATAACGGACTAATTACCCGAATCGAAGTGGATTTAATCGCCTTTATTCAGCAATTTGATGCTGCAACTTGTGCCGATCCCGACTTATTGGTTTCTGAATGTATTGCCTATTTACTGCCAATCGATTTGAGTTTGGAACAAAAAAATGTAATAAAAACACAATCCTTACTTTCGAATCAAACAACAAATAACTATTGGACAGCTGCCTGGAATCTCTACCTCAGCAACCCCACAAACACGACCAATAAAAACACCGTCAAGTCACGATTAAAAACATTACTCGTGACGATCACACAATTAGCAGAATATCAATTAATGTAATTTATAAAGAGATGAAAAGAAGAAGCTTTTTAAAAACAAGTGCTATCGCAACTATCCCTTTAGCATTAAATGGTGTTCCGGTTATGGCATCCTCAAGCATAGACAGCAACGCTCTAGACCTACTAGCAACAGCGGCCATCAACTGTGGTAAAATATTAGTTATAATTCAAATGAATGGAGGAAATGATGGTTTAAATACCGTTTTCCCTTTGGACAAGTGGACCAACTTGAACAATGCCAGATCCAATATTTTGATGAATCAATCCTCTGTTTTGACCTTGGCAAACAATAGCACGACAGGTTTGCACCCCGGAATGAGCGACATGAAGAATTTGTATGACAATGGAAAACTCATGATCATACAAGGAGTTTCCTATCCTAATCCTAGTTACAGCCATTTTCGAGCTACAGATATTTGGTTCACCGCATCCAACAGCAACCAAGACCTAGATAGTGGTTGGTTGGGTAGAGCACTTGACAAAGTGTATCCAAATTTCCCTAACAATTATCCAAGTAGCGATATGCCCGATCCACTGGCGATACAAATTGGGTCGACACTGCCATTTTCATTGCAAGGCCCTAACATTAATATGGGGTACAATGCTCCCAATCCTGATGCTTTATTGAATGTAATCAACCAAATCACAGATCCTGCGCCAAATTCTGACTATGGTTCTGAACTTACTTTTTTGAGGTTGATGAAAGACCAAAGCAATGTTTATAGAACAGCAATACAAAATGCCTATAACACGACCCAAGCACAATCTGCAACCTATCCTTCATCCAATAAGTTGGGTGATCAATTAAAAATTGTAGCCAAATTGATTAATGGAGGTTTACAAACACCGATTTATATTGTTAATCACCCCAATACCTCAGACCTACATAGCGCGCAAGTAGATACGACCGACAAAACCCAAGGTTCGCACCGCAACAATCTAAGTATCCTATCACAAGCTATTGGAGCCTTTCAGCAGGATCTGGAATTAATGGGGAAATCTGAACTAGTTACCGGAATGACCTTTAGTGAATTTGGTCGAAGAATAAAGAGCAATGCCAGTTTAGGGACGGATCATGGTGCTGGAGCTCCGGTATTCTTTTTTGGTGCTGCCCTAAACACCAATTCTGGTACAGTGGCTGGAACAACAGAACCTGTCCCGGGAATGGTTGGAAAATCACCCAATTTACCTTTGAATGCAGCCGTAAATGATCAAGTCGAAATGCAATTTGATTTTCGTCAAATTTATTCCTCTATCATGCAAGATTGGTTGTGCATGACGGAGGCGCAAACAACAGAAGTACTAGGAAGTAATTTTGCTAAAATTCCGATTTTTAAAACGGCCACTTTGGATCAAAATATAACCGATCAATCTGCTTTCATGTCCGTTTATCCCAACCCGATCAAGGATAAGGTGATCAATATCACGTTCAAAGTAGATTTGAATGGGTATGTTATGCTAAAATTGTTTACCAGTCAAGGCGCACTAGTGCACCAGAAACCATACAAAGTGAGTGGAAGTTTTTTAACAGCAAATATTGAAAATAGTCTAGCGCAAGGAATTTATATTTTAGAAATTGAATACAATAATAATCGATTCCGCATAAAAGTGATTATTTCTTAATTTTTAAGGATATGCGCCACTAAATCACAAGTTGATTAGTAGCGGATCAGACTCCCGAAGATTAGAAACTTTGTTATCATTATTGTGGTACAGAAAGACCCAACGGGATTAACATGATTTTACTTAACGCAATAAAGAGACGACTCTAACATAAAAAAGGGCACAAAGTATTTAATACCATGTGTCCTTTTTCTATTTGCTAAAATATTTTTGTATATCGCATCTACTTTAGCCAATCGCTACGTAATGGACTTATTCTCTTTTAATTTCTCTTCCCACAAATTCTTCTAGTAATTCGAACATTCCATCTACCGAAAGAACTTGAGTATCTGGATGCTCTTTTAGAAAAGCAGCATTAAGCTCCACCAAATTTTCTTCTATTTCGAAAAAAATATCGTTGTTGATGATATCTCGAATCGGGTTTACACCTTCCAATTTACTTTTGAAAAACTTATCTCTTTTGACACTACTCATCAAATTGACTTTTTTGCACTGCGCCTGAAACAATTCCAAATGTTTTGGAGCACCAAGCAGTTCCAAACCATCGGCAATAAGGCCGTTCAATTCCATGTTCCATTTCGAATTATAAACAAATTGCGCAAAATTCCCTTGCGTACATTGTGCCACATAATAATCCATGTAGTAACTCATGATGGCGTCTTCATGAATCAAATCGTCATCGATTTTTTCTTCGCGCATGAGGTTGATAACCGATATATTGGAGTTAATAATGTCTTGTGGATTGCCACTATTGGCTGCTGTTTCTGAAATGATGATAGTACCAAATTCCATGAAAATGTTGTTTTAAAAAGTTGAAGAAGCAAATTTCGGGTAAAAATGTGAAGGATAAAATCTTTTTGACCACAGATTTTTTCAACTTGTCAAATTACATCTTAAAAGTCAAATCGCAATCTCAAATAAACTAAGTCAAACATTTTCTATTGTCTTGTTTTTCGACTAGAAAAAAAAGTATCGCGCCTGCAAAATAGAGCACAACATCAATCCAATCTGCGGTATATCGTTGACTAACTTTTGGAAGATAATATTCGAAAAAAAAGGAATAATAAGAAGCAAGAATCAGCACAAATACCAACGAAAATTGAAAGTTTTGATCTTTTTTTAAATAGCGAATAAAAAAGTATAGCGTACCCAATACCAGCGGAAGACACAAAAAATCATTCACATAATTATTAACCAACCAATGCAGTGGTAAACCTAGGTGTTGACACAGATAAATTGTCAATGCTACGATAAATACCGGGAAGCAAATTAATCTTTTTAACATAGCACCATTTTTAACCTGCTGCCGCCGCAATCACCATCGAAATAATTCCACCGACCAAAAAAGCAAGAAACATCCAGATGTAATAACTTGCTTGAAAAAAAGTTCTGATGATTACATTTTTATGCTCCGAACCTTTTTTAAGGAATATTTCAATTTTGCTAGGCTTTTCATCTAGTAACTCTTTTTGTTTGTTTTTTTGCTCGATTTTTTTTTCGCGTTCCAAGTTGCGTTTGAGTACCATGTCTAATAAAGCGTTGCAGTTAGTGCAATATTTTTTATTTAAATTGACGGTGCCGCATTCTGGACAAGTTATATAGGAATCATTCATTAAAACGTTTTTCTAATTACATACTTCAGCTTATTTCTGACCTCTAGCAAAAACAATACAAGCTGTCTAGCTCCTCATTACATTATAGCCTCTTCAAAAATCTAGCTACTATTATTGCTAGTAAAGATAACCTAAAGGAACGGAGTGTAAAATAGATTGTAACAAAATAATCTTACAAATAAATAATCTTTACCCTTCATTCGATTCATCCGTTTTCTTTTTGTTGGTTCATTTTGGTCACCAACGCTTTTATCCGCAAGGCCGAAGCTTTTTTATCTGCTTGCAATTTTGCCTTTTTCTTATTGAGCAACTTGGTGTGTAGCGCTTTGTTTTTAGTATTTTTTTCGGGTCCTTTCGGCATGTTGACAATCTTAGCTTGTTAGTAATGTAAAGATAAAAAAATATTGAAGTCTATATTAAAGATAAAATTAGAAACAAGGAAATTTATAATATTTCGAAACTATTACTTGTATTCATTTGTACTGTAACTATTATTTTGAACGCCCTAAAAGGAATAAAATAATTTCATTTAATAACAACTTCAAAAATATTTAACAACCAAATCTCACTGGTATTTTCAATTGGCCGTAAAAATTAATTATTTGAAATTAAAAAATAATCTGACATTCAATACATTACAAAAATATTCAAAATTTATTGGCTATACCTGCTCCTGCTGCTAGTTTTTATACCAAATAACAGTATATTTGCGACTCAAGAGCAGTTCATTCTGTTCGTACTACGGGCGTAGTTCAAGGGTAGAATAGCGGTCTCCAAAACCGTTGATGGGGGTTCGAATCCCTCCGCCCGTGCAAGTACATTTTAAACAACAAAGTCTAAGGGTTCTTCCTTAGACTTTGTTGTTTACATTAAAACCTACTGCTAAAATTTCTAAACATAATTCTATAAGTAAATAGTCGCGAAGAAAAATGATTTACATTCTTCTTAATTACTATACTTTTAGTTCGTTTATGTTACGAATGTTTTTAATGGTTGATTGATTTTGATTACAATTTCCAAACCTTCGTAACCACTTCTTTCAATTCTTCCATTTTTTGAGTGCCTATCAAAAGGCTTTTGCCGTTTTTTAGTTCAAGGGCTAGTCCTTTATTTCCTTTTGTGTTATAGACAGTACCATATTTTGTAAACAGTCGAATGCCGTAACCAACAAAACTATATGTAATTAGTTCCGCTGATTTCACATCTTGCCATTGGATACTCTTATTTGTGAAAGAAAAAAAGTTTATTAGAATTTCTTTGTCGTTGATTGTGGTTTTCAATTTCGAAAATAAAAACAAAAGCAACAGCCCAAATGACACTACGGCAGCAATAATGAGTCCGCTGTCTGACATGGGTTTATCTCCAAAAACGCCTCCTAAAATAATCTGTTTGTAAATTCCGTAAGCAGGCATGAGAGCAACACCAATAAGTACAAGCCAAAGCCACCATTGGGTAAATTTTTGTTCTTCTTGGAAATGAGTTTTCATTGATTGAGTT encodes the following:
- a CDS encoding DUF1800 domain-containing protein, whose translation is MLIKYQKTKPFVHHNSGNAMSQTLNRRKLFTLVLKNFKTTLSKRDPLFEKYSRKIFKGRKYQSANNLTARVAPVTSGLQPYTGVWGKAQALHLLKRTGFGHKKNDLDNLLTISMSDAVATILTIDSTPPSPPVNGYNNLVPDENGLPYGADWTTDILLSGQGTTNRQRNLSLAQWIFGLTVNQGASIKAKLSLFWYHFIPVDFETVRTSNGTHSARLLHSFTKMYYDNPLVNFKTLIRTMATQPAMMYYLNNNSNSKTSPDENFAREIMELFTLGKDPLSQYTEADVVQAAKVLTGWRVSNLTTVNPDTTFNSSLHETSTKQFSSFFNTTTISNTGATELDAFIDMLFSKSQVVSEYICRRIYRYFVYYDIDSSIEATIITPLAQAFVANNWNILPVLEQLFKSQHFYDIANRGVYIKSPFDLVIGSLRTFNLNHTVADATNYEAQYRVWNYFNSSILVGLEQSIGSVPNVSGYPAFYQNPSFHEYWINSSTTQKRFDFLNKIFNGYNLNYNGLITRIEVDLIAFIQQFDAATCADPDLLVSECIAYLLPIDLSLEQKNVIKTQSLLSNQTTNNYWTAAWNLYLSNPTNTTNKNTVKSRLKTLLVTITQLAEYQLM
- a CDS encoding DMP19 family protein — its product is MEFGTIIISETAANSGNPQDIINSNISVINLMREEKIDDDLIHEDAIMSYYMDYYVAQCTQGNFAQFVYNSKWNMELNGLIADGLELLGAPKHLELFQAQCKKVNLMSSVKRDKFFKSKLEGVNPIRDIINNDIFFEIEENLVELNAAFLKEHPDTQVLSVDGMFELLEEFVGREIKRE
- a CDS encoding polysaccharide lyase family 7 protein → MMKLQFSKSLLFATMAVATVGYSQEANDTKNVANIDLSHWTVTTPAENLDKPGKTLDLKYPEILDFATNEATNKYMYEDKKDKSIVFYAFPSGTSTANSHYSRSELRETMKVGDSDTNWTFAQGGYLKGTFKVQEVSKEDDGKYSRIIVAQIHGRLTDEQRDLIGQKDNNAAPILKIYWDKGKIRVKTKVLKDKNASLKDILPADAWGDDEGRDFKEKVDFDRFTLEVKVSDGRLEVILNGGESFVYDDISIKKWGVFENYFKAGNYFQSKNPDSFAKVKIYSLKASH
- a CDS encoding DUF1501 domain-containing protein, with amino-acid sequence MKRRSFLKTSAIATIPLALNGVPVMASSSIDSNALDLLATAAINCGKILVIIQMNGGNDGLNTVFPLDKWTNLNNARSNILMNQSSVLTLANNSTTGLHPGMSDMKNLYDNGKLMIIQGVSYPNPSYSHFRATDIWFTASNSNQDLDSGWLGRALDKVYPNFPNNYPSSDMPDPLAIQIGSTLPFSLQGPNINMGYNAPNPDALLNVINQITDPAPNSDYGSELTFLRLMKDQSNVYRTAIQNAYNTTQAQSATYPSSNKLGDQLKIVAKLINGGLQTPIYIVNHPNTSDLHSAQVDTTDKTQGSHRNNLSILSQAIGAFQQDLELMGKSELVTGMTFSEFGRRIKSNASLGTDHGAGAPVFFFGAALNTNSGTVAGTTEPVPGMVGKSPNLPLNAAVNDQVEMQFDFRQIYSSIMQDWLCMTEAQTTEVLGSNFAKIPIFKTATLDQNITDQSAFMSVYPNPIKDKVINITFKVDLNGYVMLKLFTSQGALVHQKPYKVSGSFLTANIENSLAQGIYILEIEYNNNRFRIKVIIS
- a CDS encoding FadR/GntR family transcriptional regulator, producing the protein MNLEVITRKDNNKESLNAIIGKIRDYINYKNLEPQDKLPSERMLSEKFEASRSSVREAIQKLEFYGILKSIPQSGTFVANIGKIAINAIIDDILRLGVSDFKSLVETRILIELKTVRLAATRRTEEDIEDIKVALEAYAAKALSGENAVQEDLIFHLAIAKASGNSTINNMMLIITPEILINFEKYHVCDKNENDVMDRINEHKEVFDAIVAQNPQLAKQKMKEHFKSLYEYCYHS
- a CDS encoding heparinase II/III domain-containing protein — translated: MTYTRKNNWLGTFVLGLVLLVCQNGIAQGHPRLVLTQKGVKEIRSKLGTVPLFDASVAEVKKEVDAEILHGIEVPIPKDFSGGYTHERHKKNWLIIQKAGVLYQILGDKKYAVYVKDMLMAYTKLYPTLPLHPQERSYARGKLFWQALNDSNWLVYVSQAYDCVYDFIGAKDRAIIEKELFKPYADFISIGSPQFFNRVHNHSTWGNVAVGMIALVMDDNELLDRALHGLKEDTLPVGMKDNDGGLIKKPGQKTGFLANVDEPFSPDGYYNEGPYYQRYAMYPFMVFAEALQNTKPELKIFEYKNGILNKSIYALLNLTNSAGEFFPLNDGQKGMSYYSRELVSAVDIAYLYDGRDPSLLSIAEKQGRVQLDNSGMAVALGIKNKLTKPFIKKSIDLSDGSDGQEGGVAIIRNKIKDNELTLVMKYAAQGSSHGHFDKLSFSYYQNSDEILQDYGLARFVNIEQKGGGNYLKENATWAKQTIAHNTIIQNETSHFKGDFEIGNLYASKKYLYDVYNPKVQIISAIEDNAYPGTHMQRSMVLWDLEGYEKPLLLDIFQVDSKTANQYDLPFNYLGQMMTANFKYESPKTLEPLGTAFGYQHLWKEGFGVAAEANTKFSWLYDGSFYTMTSATSAGDELILARLGANDPNFNLRRDASVIIRKKNIKKTTFVNVIESHGSYSPVTENAVNAFSAIANVEKAYEDEKYVAVAIKNTNGSVGLFILATEDNSTTAQHTLTVKDQTYSWVGAHYSTLIK